The sequence below is a genomic window from Streptomyces sp. NBC_00582.
GTCGGGCTGGGTCTCGCGGTAGACGGCGACGAGACGGTCGGTCAGCTCGGCGGAGGCGACCAGCGGATAGTCGCCGGCGTCGAAGAAGCGGACCTCCGCGCCCAGGGTGGCGGCGGCGCGCTCGGCCTCGTCCCGGCGGATCGCCTTGATCTCGTCGAGCTTCCTGCCCTCGCGCCACGCCTTGGCGGACTCCCCGCGCTCACCGAAGGTCAGACAGGCGATGGTGACCTTCTCGCCGCGCGAGGCCGCCAGGGCGATGGCGCCGCCCGCGCGCCACACGAAGTCCCCGGCGTGCGCGGTGACGACGAGGGTGGATCGGGGTGGGCTGGCGGGCGCGTTGGCCTGGGTCATGCTGTTTTCTCCTTGGTGACAGGTGGGCGCCCGCCTCGCGCAGCCGTGATCAGTCGCGCAGCGCCTCGATCACACTGCTGAGGTGGGCGCGGACGGCCGCCTCGGCCGCCTGCGGGTCCCTGGCCCGGATCGCTTCGATCATGGTCAGGTGCTCGTTCAGGGATTGCTGCGGACGCCCGGGCCTGAGCGCCAACTGGAAGCGGTGGCGCACCAGTTGGGCGTTCAGCCGCTCCAGCAGCTCCTGCGCGGTCCGCTGGCCGGAGAACTCCCGGATGCGGACGTGCAGTTCGTGGTTGAGGTCGGAGTAGGTGACCGGCTCGCCGTCGGCGACGGCCTTGGTCATCGCCGTCCCCAGCTCGGTGAGCTGGATCAACTGCTCGTCGCTGGCCTCCACGGCCGCCTTCGCCGCGCACAGTCCTTCGAGGACCATGCGGCACTCGGTGATGGCGACCGCCTCGTCCACGGTCACCACCCGC
It includes:
- a CDS encoding GntR family transcriptional regulator, translating into MPKEARPSTGEQAKQHALAQLRQAILHGEMAPAQRLVENELAEQFGVTRASIRAALIDLESQGLVERIRNRGSRVRVVTVDEAVAITECRMVLEGLCAAKAAVEASDEQLIQLTELGTAMTKAVADGEPVTYSDLNHELHVRIREFSGQRTAQELLERLNAQLVRHRFQLALRPGRPQQSLNEHLTMIEAIRARDPQAAEAAVRAHLSSVIEALRD